The region CCGATGAGCCGATGGGCCCTCAACGTTAGAGGGTCCATCGCTGTTGTTCAACCGATGAGCCGATGGACCCTCAAGGTTAGAGGGTCGATCGCTTTTGTTCAACCGATGAGCCGATGGGCACGAAAGTGGTTAAGTCATGACTTGTGTGTTATCCGTTCGACCGATGGTAATTCAACGAGCTGTTCGTTTAACCGTGAGACCAATGGTCCCCTGGGGATTATGCTTGGCCGATTGACCGATTGGACATACTGTACAAGAAGAATCATTGTTATTAACGTTCTGCTCTAAATATTGGTGTTCTGCTCCTTTCAGAGAGATATGCacaaaaacttgtttttaaaaagAAGAGTGTCCTCaatgttttaagaaaaaatatctcTCTGATTCCAAAGTTCTGATTTCAATCCTGTAGCATGATTGGCAGTTTCCTTCCACACTTCTCAATGAATGAAATGAAGCACTCAATTTAACTTCAATACAACAAAATGAAAAGAGAATTTAATgcaattttgtagaaaaatggTCGTGGTGGACCATATGCGCTTACTGTGTTGTCAATTCCGGGCAGTTTTCCATGTATGATCTTCTCATTTTCAAAGGCCCGTTTATTTACCAAATCCAGTTCCTTCTTCCCAAAAGAGAGCAATCCTTGATGGTTCAAATTCAATGAAACAGAAACAGTGAAATCCAGGTAGGCAGCAACGATTACCACGCAAAACTATATGATAACTCAAGTTTTCCTCTGTTCTCCTTAAATCAAGAACACACCTGAGTAAGTTAGGTTGCTGTAGTAGAATTGAATGTTGAGCATTTTGACTCTAAAATCAGTACCCAAtcataaagaaacaaaattgcAGCTAAGCTGTAGCTTAAAAATCAGTCTCAAAGTGGATAGACCCCAAGTTCAGTGTAGAGCAGCTAATGAGACATTTGTTATCATCAGCAACATGATTAAATTGTAGCCATAAATTGAAGCCGAAAATAGTGATTAATAATTCAGTTGGCCAGAAAGAGAGCATACTTCATATgaataatgtttattttaatggaTATGCTTTATGAAATTGTTAGCAGATTAGCCAATTCTGGGTTTTGTAACAAAAAATACAGGTCCTGGGTTCAACGGAAGGAGACTCCAATAGGAATCTTGACTATCAACCATACAACTATGCCACTTGATTCTATAAGAACCTACGGGAAAGTTAGACACATCAAGTGAGCAATGTGAAAACCCCTGCCCTTTCTCATTAGGTCTAAAATCCATGAATGTCTCCACAGCCACACTATTACCATGGGCCCTACTGTGCATACCAATTCTTCTCTTGCCTGCCACACCATCCAAGACATGGCAAACCAACTTTTGGTTCAGTTCAACAATTTCATCATATTTCCAAGCTTCAGATATAGACTGTGAGTGCCCCAAGGTTTGTCGACATGGGACAAGGAAGGACGTACTGCAATGAAGGATGCAGTAACACTTAGTTGACTTAACCAGGAGGTTCGGTGGCACGTTCTTTAATTGAAGACAAATATTCAATGTGATGTGAGAGCCATGCGAAACGGATATTTCAACCCCATTAACAGAGTCCTCATTGTGGAGAAAAAGTTCTGACCCAATGAATGGTCTGCACAAATAATGCAAAACAGATATTTCAACACCGTATTCCTAAGAGTTAGGAAATATAAACAAACACCAAATTACCAACTCTTGGTCATGACTTTGATCAAATTAAGAACTTAAATGGACTATAGCAGTTCTAGATTTGCATATAAGGAAGCTACATCATAAAATCGGAGCACTAAACATGTAAAGGTTCAAAACAAAGAGAGCACATattaaacaacaaaagaaaactaatccagcataaaatactaacaaaattGGGAAACCATTTCTTGAGACTCCGATGAATCAAACACAAAAGCAAACTAATCAATTCCTAACAACAATaacttataattatataattcatttgGAGATGAAAAAGAAGATAAGGGACAAtgctaaaggagaaaataatAGTCCATGTGACGATCAATACAATAAAatctaactataataaaaaataaaaaatacacatacatttaaattttcattaaaatgttTTCACTGATAACAGTGAATAGTTGATACACATACCTTACTTTGAAGAAGTACTTTGGAATCCGAAGATGAATGTGCATCAATTTTATCAAAGTACTAGAAGCTAGTGTCAAAGCATTCTTGGCAAACTCAGATGCAGTTTTCTGAAGCAAGCATACAGCACTGGAGACAGCATAATTACAAACATTGAGCACCTCTCTGTCTTTATAGCCAATGCTACAAGTTCGGTAACAAGATCCTGGAGATAAACAGTTCTCATTTAGGTCAAAATAATTCAACAGCAAAGAGAAACTCGCTCTGGTTCTACTATCCACACACCAAAATAGCCTCCTTAAATTTTGTATTGTCAAAGCCTGTAAATTACTAGAGGTTTTGACACCAATAAAAATTCTCTGAGAATTATGGTCTATATTAGACACGCCAAAAGCAGTTACAAATGCTAATACTGAAGAACTCAGACCATGAGCTGCAAGGACTTCAGAACTCTCACTGTCCATCTCAATGAAAGATGCTCTAAGTAGATTAAATTCTTCTGCTAGTCTAAACAGTTGCAAAGAAATTTGAGTAATATCTTTATAAGACTTCAGGAATTGAAGCTTATCACTACTCTCAGTCTCTACCTGATTTAAATTCTGATCCACGTTCAATAAAACTTCCCTCAAAGCTTTAACCACAGACACTAAATTTTCCAACACTCTAGCTCTTAATGATAAAAACCACCTCTGGAAACAAAATTCTTGAGAACTTGTTGCAGAGGCTTCCAAAATTTTCAAGGAGGAGCACACTTCCACATGAGACTGAGTAAGCTGATCATAGTAATTACAATCATTGATAATCCTGGCAAGTCTTGGACATGTATCATCCTTGTAATCACGTGATAAAGGAAACTCAATAGTCCCCACCAACTCTATTGATGTGGTTCCCTGTTTTGGCTGCCTAAGAAGTTGAATTTTTTCTTCAGAATTAGAATAATGGAACAATGCATTTAACCAGCTACAGCAAGAAACAGACTTCACTTTCTCTATTAATGTCCTGAATATAATAGTAGCCAGCGACCATTCACCCTGACACGCTGCGTGAGCACCAACCTTGTAAGCAGTCCAGCCATTTGTTCCTGTCAAGACTTTGTTTACAAACGTTGTGCCTTTAATAAGACAACTAGTCGGATGTGTTTCATCACTCTCATGGACTAAGCCATCACAAATAGGCTGACTGTGCAATAGCAAATGGTATAATAAGTATGTATAGCAATCAATTAAATTACACTGGCACACAATTTTGGCCAAAATATTCACTTTGCTGAACACTTCAGTATTGATAGCTCCAACTACATAAAGGTTTTCAAGGCATGCCACCAGAAATCTGTATATTTtggaaagaaatttaaaaataaaggaattttGCTTTTTCCCTTTAAAATTTAGAGCTATAAGAGTTAATGGTACTGCACGATCAGTAGATGCAACAGTCACAAGATAATATTCAATCACTTCTTTTATGTTATCAAGTACCAAACAACCAAGAGAAGGATGACTTTCAACAACAGTTAAAAGAATCTTCAACAGACCCTGGAGCTCCTGACAAATTGTCAAATCATTTTGAGAACCTTCCAACAATGGCAtcaacaaaagtttgatatgatCTTTGATTAAAGTGATAACACGTGATGGAAGGGAAGAACAACCAAAAACATTCTCAATTTCTGCTCTGTCCTTTGTCCTACAACACAAATCTGCTAGAATACAAATGGCCAAGCAGCTCTTCCTCGAGGCTGGATATTGACTAGTGTTTTCAATAACAGTTTGAAGCCTCATAAACTCACGAAGTTCCATGTGAAGTGAAGAAGGCGGAATAGAAAGAAGGACCTGCCAATTATTTAATGCATGTCAAACAAGTTCATATATCATAAGAAATAAAACGATAGTATCATTTTGCCAAGTACTGAACTCAAACCTTGTGCAAGACCCTTAGAGCTTTATATTGCATGGGCAATGAAATTTCAGGTTCCTCCATTATGGAAAACAGCCCACGAATTATACCTGAATTATCTGAGTTCTCACACAATCctcttttgaataaaaaatgcaaGCATCTTAATGCTGTTTCTTTTACTTGTGAAGTTCTTTCTCGATTGAGAAACAAAAGTAGAAAGTCCACCTGAATCCAAATGACTTCAAAATATTACACAAGGAAAGCAGCTTACACAGTATATATTTGAACTGGGACCATCATCCATGTATCCTAAAGCTGGCTGTGTGGTACTTTATTTTATCACAAGCCTTAAATAGTTTACTAGCCATTTTTCAAAGGAAAAAATTTAGCAAAGAGTTTCATGAACTTCATGTTATGGATAACTTTTAAAACAATCACATTCAGTTGAAGGAACAAAACAACACTTGCCAAATGGTCACACAATATTTCAAACAGACATAAAAGCAAGGATAAAGTAATAAGTGGCCTTTCATTCCTCCTGCTCAACTAGTATGCTCAAAATCATATAGTAGGACAGATACACACCTGATAAGAGGTTAAAGGAATTAAAATGCAAGCCAGTTTTGAGAGCGAGTATAACATAGCAACCATAAAATCTTCATGTGACGAATTTAGTACCAACTCCATACCTGTCTGCATTAAATCAATCATCACATCAGAAAACCAAATATGATTGTTCCAATAGAGAAACagacaaaagaaaaagtaaCAAATTTCTTTAGGTTGGTTAAACTTAACAATTGTTATGCTATTAAGTTTGGATACTGAACCATGGTGCGGGGAGCTTATTGggcaataaaaaaatatatcagcATTGTACAGTAAGAATTAGttctgatttttattttcttatgaagTCACGGTATTAGTTTGAACAAAAGTTCAATTCTCTAACTCAATTGTTGTATGGCAATAAGGGAGCAACACACCAGAATACATTGTTCCCTAATTCACTAGTAGTAGTCCTAGACTCTTGATTAAATTGAAATGGATAATGCATTATAAATCAGTGGAAGAGGTGTCCTCATTTAACTTTGTTGTGGATAACTCAAGCAACTTCAATGCAGAACAGCAGTCTACCACAGAAACACTAATATGATAACTGAGAGAAGccacaaaaataaacaatagaaaataaaagaaggaaaaagaaagaatcaCACACAAAAATAACATGGTTCGGTTGAAGTGTTAATAACTTCAATCTATGTCAATGAGAGAATTTACCATGCATAGAGATTGTAACATGAAGTTTCTCTTTCAATGAACTCTCACTCAATTCTAAAAGTTTTCTGTTTTTACAATTAAACTCACAACTCTCAATTAGTTTAACTACCGTTACAGGTTCCTATATATAGCATTCAGTTATTTTAACCAACTACTGTGACATGCACCAAAACATGTGAAGAAGATACATGAAAACTGTTTTCCGCTTAAGTTGAAACATAACTTAGGCAACTGCTCTAGACGATACTAATCACTGTAGAAGCTATGATACTGAAACTAACCATCACATGCTGAAAATGCACATTTTCTACTGGATAGTCTAATCAAGTTTGACGGTTTAGGAATCCTAATAAGATTTTATTGAAGCAATCTTCACACACTTTGATGTACGCTTAGTGTTATGACATAGTATATTACAGCTAGCTGAGGCACAATGTCAggaaatatttacaataaactAGATGAgccaatttcaaaaaattagaaCTCCACTTCAACCAAAAAACAATCTAGGTATTTTCTTCATAATTCCTCTAGGCCACCCTATTTCCACTTGGTATCTTGTTAATTATGTCCGGAGGAAAAAGTAAAGGAAGACAACATAGATATATGTAGAAACCAAAAAATCTCAGAGTTATTAGAAATACACATAAACAGAACAATAATAGTTACAACATCAGCCAGCAGGAAGTCACATCACAAAATATTATAGATGTCATAGCATATAAAATTGTCAAATACCTTGTACGCTTTATGTGCAACTGAATAAGAGGATTTGCATTTTGCCAAAACACGGGCAGCAGCCAACTTTACCGGCAAAGACACGGAAGATGAACTcattatattaaataacatCTCCACTGAAACAGATGCAAAATCATCTGATACCTCACAAAGGCACCCAGTGGCATACAAAGATGCTCTAACCTGTGAAATCTCAACCCAACATTTCAGATGTATTGAtacagaaaattaattatattaacagTGTCTTCAAATAAGGTCAGGTAAACAAGTTAGAAATCAGAATTAAAGAACATTAGGAGAATATTCCAAGGCAGTCACCCTCcacattttattaaatgaagAGGAAAAATGATATTCAATCAAGCAATCACTGTTATGTATCAATCCATCCATGTAGAGTCATGTAAATCAAATTAAGATTGCAGTTCCTCACTTGCAATATAATTTAACAGAAAAAATTTTGAGACATTGGAAAACATGATTTAGGTACCCAGGTAGAAAATCAAAGTAAGCATATCTAACGAAGAGGTGTTAATATGAATGAAATCACACATCTAAAACAACAGCAGCACTAAGGCACTTATTTTACCTCACAGTCATGAGCAGAAACAAGGCTTGAAAATATCAAGTATCGAATCTGAGCATTGTCTTTCAGAAAATCAGCCCAACAACCAAACAAAACCAAAGCCAGTGCCTTCGACTCCAAATCCCCACTATCAAAAACAGATTTCACTCTCGTTAACAACTCCAAGTGATTAGCTACTCTGGCCTGTGACAGCAACCCTTTGCATTGATTTTTCTTCTCCTTACTGCGATGTTTCCGTTCAGACAAGAAAACCCTAACAACCGAAAGCCTGGTCTCTATGTCACCTCCCCTAAAGGCATCAGCAAGGCGCAAGAGGATAGCATTGGCAAATATTCTATCTTCGCCTGGAACAAGACCAAACATAGCATAGGGAGCAACGCCAGATTCAGGCTCTCTACTCCATTGCCAAAGGCGAGGCTCCATTTCCAATATGGCTTTGACAGGAGCACCTGACAGTGATGAAtttcaaaaatcataaaaacaaaGCCAACAATTGAACACAAAAACTATAACAATTTTAACCTTAAGGCATTGTATGGAGCGATAATACACAGTGAATGAGGCATTATTTGAATAGGCACCATTGTTAGTATAGCCCCCAAATTTCAAAGGAATAAAAGTGaacataataatgaaaaaataaatgatgaaaGAATTAATAACCAGGTTTTGCAGAACGGAGACCCATTTCAAGTTGAATGCTCCATTCCATGGCACGAGCACCACAGGTTGGTTCCATGGCGAATTCTCTTCTCCAGGCAACGGTGCTAACTACAGAGCACAAATTGCAAACACGGAATAATCGTTGTTTCAACaagttttaatgaaaatttcCCATTAACAATTTTGAACAACTAAAACCTTAAACTAATTTGCAAATTGATCCCTAAACTTTTCCCATAAAGCTATTATCCCCCTCCTAAATGATGTGACGTTCAATCCATACCTGATAATTTAAGCTGGAAGGAAATAGTATGAAGAGGCAGCAACAGATGATAATCCTTCTATAATCTATCGTGCTAAGCCTTCATGAAACAACACAAATGCAATTGGTTTTCGGAATTCATATATAGTGAATAAGTGTGTAAGGGGTGGACTCAGAATGAAGAAGAGTGAAGCAACCACACGCTACAATCACAATAGTCTAAGATATAGTTCCAATAAAAAATTGACTGCacttttttcaataaataaataaaaaatgatgaagAAACTCACTGTTAGTTGATTTCTGGGCGAAATCTGGTAGGCGAGGACTGTCAGCTACGGTTGCGTCGCGTGGTTGGAATGGTTGTTATAACTAGTGCTCTTGGCGGAACTTCGTCAGGTGGTTGTTCGCGTGGTGCGTGGTGGCGGAACTCCGTCGTGCATGACGGTTGTGATGGCAGGTGTTGGGCTGTGTATTGGAGAGAAAAAGGAGGGGAACGAAGAGagggaaaataattaaaaacattcaattatatatatatatatatatatatatatatatatatatgatcacGTATATATTTTCGAACTTTATTAGTTAactttatgattattatttatcattatttctacataattatataaaaaagttttcagtgtctaacattttttttttaattttatcttttaagttcaaatttcatcattttttatttaattatttttttaattccactttttttaaatcacaaataaaatcatctcaaaagttatttatatttatttttattattataattttacttgattgattgtgtagtataaagatattttactt is a window of Vigna unguiculata cultivar IT97K-499-35 chromosome 4, ASM411807v1, whole genome shotgun sequence DNA encoding:
- the LOC114182567 gene encoding uncharacterized protein LOC114182567; amino-acid sequence: MEPTCGARAMEWSIQLEMGLRSAKPGAPVKAILEMEPRLWQWSREPESGVAPYAMFGLVPGEDRIFANAILLRLADAFRGGDIETRLSVVRVFLSERKHRSKEKKNQCKGLLSQARVANHLELLTRVKSVFDSGDLESKALALVLFGCWADFLKDNAQIRYLIFSSLVSAHDCEVRASLYATGCLCEVSDDFASVSVEMLFNIMSSSSVSLPVKLAAARVLAKCKSSYSVAHKAYKTGMELVLNSSHEDFMVAMLYSLSKLACILIPLTSYQVDFLLLFLNRERTSQVKETALRCLHFLFKRGLCENSDNSGIIRGLFSIMEEPEISLPMQYKALRVLHKVLLSIPPSSLHMELREFMRLQTVIENTSQYPASRKSCLAICILADLCCRTKDRAEIENVFGCSSLPSRVITLIKDHIKLLLMPLLEGSQNDLTICQELQGLLKILLTVVESHPSLGCLVLDNIKEVIEYYLVTVASTDRAVPLTLIALNFKGKKQNSFIFKFLSKIYRFLVACLENLYVVGAINTEVFSKVNILAKIVCQCNLIDCYTYLLYHLLLHSQPICDGLVHESDETHPTSCLIKGTTFVNKVLTGTNGWTAYKVGAHAACQGEWSLATIIFRTLIEKVKSVSCCSWLNALFHYSNSEEKIQLLRQPKQGTTSIELVGTIEFPLSRDYKDDTCPRLARIINDCNYYDQLTQSHVEVCSSLKILEASATSSQEFCFQRWFLSLRARVLENLVSVVKALREVLLNVDQNLNQVETESSDKLQFLKSYKDITQISLQLFRLAEEFNLLRASFIEMDSESSEVLAAHGLSSSVLAFVTAFGVSNIDHNSQRIFIGVKTSSNLQALTIQNLRRLFWCVDSRTRASFSLLLNYFDLNENCLSPGSCYRTCSIGYKDREVLNVCNYAVSSAVCLLQKTASEFAKNALTLASSTLIKLMHIHLRIPKYFFKVRPFIGSELFLHNEDSVNGVEISVSHGSHITLNICLQLKNVPPNLLVKSTKCYCILHCSTSFLVPCRQTLGHSQSISEAWKYDEIVELNQKLVCHVLDGVAGKRRIGMHSRAHGNSVAVETFMDFRPNEKGQGFSHCSLDVSNFPVGSYRIKWHSCMVDSQDSYWSLLPLNPGPVFFVTKPRIG